A DNA window from Flavisolibacter ginsenosidimutans contains the following coding sequences:
- a CDS encoding N-acetylglucosamine kinase has product MSSILIADSGATKAEWCLLTKEEKKTILTPGLSPYFLTTDAIAGLVRQEVAPHVENAGVQAVYFYGTGCANPDNVKSVKKALRSVFADAEVEVSTDLMAAARALCGHEKGIACILGTGSNSCYYNGKSIVKNSPGLGYVLGDEGSGAYLGKKVIQHYLYDTFDEDLRARFDAKFVTTPVEILDNVYKKPLPNRYLASFAMFLAENRGHYMIENIIEDGLNDFFFQHLNKYNEVWKYPVNFVGSVADGFKDVLQSLCASYEFELGRIFKNPMQGLTEYHTELRMKN; this is encoded by the coding sequence ATGTCGTCCATTTTAATTGCCGATAGCGGCGCCACAAAAGCAGAATGGTGTTTATTAACGAAAGAAGAGAAGAAAACAATTCTTACACCGGGCCTTAGCCCTTACTTTTTAACCACCGATGCTATTGCCGGCCTGGTTCGGCAGGAGGTTGCTCCACATGTCGAAAACGCTGGCGTACAAGCCGTTTATTTTTACGGTACCGGCTGCGCCAATCCAGATAATGTAAAGAGTGTGAAGAAGGCGCTGCGCAGTGTGTTTGCAGATGCCGAAGTAGAAGTCTCCACCGATCTGATGGCCGCTGCAAGGGCTTTGTGCGGACACGAAAAAGGCATTGCCTGTATTTTGGGAACGGGTTCCAACTCCTGTTACTACAACGGCAAATCAATTGTCAAAAACAGTCCGGGCCTTGGCTATGTTTTGGGCGACGAAGGCAGCGGCGCTTACCTCGGCAAAAAAGTAATTCAACACTATTTGTACGATACGTTTGACGAAGACCTCCGTGCCCGCTTCGACGCAAAGTTTGTTACCACGCCGGTAGAGATTTTGGACAACGTTTACAAAAAGCCTCTGCCCAACCGTTACCTTGCGTCCTTCGCTATGTTCCTTGCAGAGAACCGCGGGCATTACATGATTGAAAACATCATTGAAGACGGGCTGAATGATTTTTTCTTTCAGCACCTTAACAAATACAACGAAGTGTGGAAGTACCCCGTCAATTTTGTGGGCAGCGTGGCCGATGGATTTAAAGACGTGTTGCAAAGCTTGTGTGCGTCTTATGAATTTGAGTTGGGAAGAATTTTTAAGAACCCGATGCAGGGATTGACGGAGTATCACACGGAATTAAGAATGAAGAATTAA
- a CDS encoding NAD(P)/FAD-dependent oxidoreductase, translated as MAMQISIWEKETFFAHQDVVIIGSGFVGLWSAFYLKKKNPKLKITVVEKGVIPSGASTRNAGFATFGSLSELVWDAQTMGTDKMLEVTEMRFKGLQRIQKYFGKKEIDFEPCGGYELYEENIVSTEKLKENIAYANTLLKPITSAKKTYRLADEKISELGFGKTKHLVETKLEGYLHSGKLLQALLQKVQGMGVAVMTGIEITNINSTDKKIELTTNQPFNFSTDQLLVCTNAFTKTLLPELDIVPARGQILLTSPIKNLPFKGTFHSNEGFYYFRNLDNRVLLGGARNKAFADEATTDLGTTDFIQHELEKYLAEVILPHFQNQYAIEQRWSGIMAFGAEKTPIVKQVSDNVFCAVRMSGVGVALSPVVAQQVAGMMRD; from the coding sequence ATGGCAATGCAAATTTCCATCTGGGAGAAAGAAACGTTTTTTGCTCATCAGGATGTGGTGATTATCGGCAGCGGTTTTGTAGGCCTTTGGTCGGCCTTCTATCTGAAAAAGAAAAATCCCAAACTAAAAATTACCGTCGTTGAAAAAGGCGTTATTCCAAGCGGCGCCAGCACCCGCAACGCGGGTTTCGCTACGTTCGGCAGTTTGAGCGAACTGGTTTGGGATGCGCAAACCATGGGCACCGATAAAATGCTGGAGGTAACCGAGATGCGTTTTAAAGGCCTCCAACGGATTCAAAAATATTTTGGCAAGAAAGAGATTGATTTTGAGCCATGCGGCGGCTACGAACTCTACGAAGAAAACATTGTTTCGACTGAAAAATTAAAAGAGAATATTGCTTACGCGAATACTTTGTTGAAGCCGATCACGTCGGCAAAAAAAACGTATCGTTTGGCCGATGAAAAGATCAGTGAACTTGGTTTCGGGAAAACAAAACACCTTGTGGAAACAAAACTGGAAGGTTACCTGCACTCGGGGAAATTGCTTCAGGCACTTTTGCAAAAAGTGCAGGGCATGGGCGTGGCGGTGATGACGGGTATAGAAATTACAAACATAAACAGCACCGATAAAAAGATTGAACTCACCACCAATCAACCTTTCAACTTTTCAACGGATCAACTCTTGGTCTGTACCAATGCCTTTACCAAAACGCTCTTGCCCGAATTGGATATTGTTCCTGCACGCGGACAAATTTTGCTCACGTCACCCATAAAAAATCTTCCGTTCAAAGGCACCTTCCATTCCAACGAAGGCTTTTATTATTTCCGCAATCTTGATAACCGTGTTTTGCTCGGCGGAGCCCGCAACAAAGCATTTGCCGACGAAGCCACAACCGATTTAGGGACGACAGATTTCATTCAGCATGAGCTGGAAAAATATTTGGCGGAAGTAATTTTGCCGCATTTTCAAAATCAATACGCAATTGAACAGCGATGGTCGGGCATCATGGCCTTTGGAGCTGAAAAAACGCCCATCGTAAAACAGGTTTCCGACAACGTATTTTGTGCGGTGCGGATGAGTGGCGTAGGCGTGGCATTGTCGCCTGTTGTTGCCCAACAAGTAGCCGGAATGATGCGGGATTAA
- the murQ gene encoding N-acetylmuramic acid 6-phosphate etherase gives MESFIKITEQPSKYRHLEKMSVGEILENINNEDKTVPAAIEKVLPDIENLVNVVSDKMLSGGRLFYIGAGTSGRLAVVDASECPPTYGVPYGLVVAVIAGGDEAITKAVENAEDDFMQGWKDLETHNISDKDVVIGIAASGTTPYVIGALEEAKKRDIVTGSITNNPGSPLSQIADYPIAVEVGPEFVTGSTRMKSGTSQKLILNMISTTAMIQLGRVEDNKMVNMQLTNEKLVDRGTKMIMDKIGIADYDEAKELLLMHGSVKKAIDSIG, from the coding sequence ATGGAGTCATTTATAAAAATAACCGAACAACCGAGTAAGTATCGCCATTTAGAAAAAATGTCCGTTGGTGAGATTTTGGAGAACATCAACAACGAAGACAAAACCGTTCCTGCTGCTATTGAAAAAGTGCTGCCCGATATTGAAAACCTCGTAAACGTTGTGAGCGACAAAATGCTTTCCGGCGGACGTTTGTTTTACATCGGCGCAGGTACCAGCGGACGATTGGCCGTAGTGGACGCAAGCGAATGTCCGCCCACGTACGGCGTGCCTTACGGTTTGGTGGTCGCCGTTATTGCCGGCGGTGACGAAGCCATCACCAAGGCCGTTGAAAATGCAGAGGATGATTTTATGCAGGGCTGGAAAGATTTGGAAACACACAACATTAGCGACAAAGACGTCGTTATCGGCATTGCCGCAAGCGGCACTACACCTTACGTAATTGGCGCCTTGGAAGAAGCAAAAAAACGTGACATCGTTACCGGCAGCATTACCAACAATCCGGGTTCGCCGCTTTCACAAATTGCCGATTATCCAATCGCAGTGGAGGTAGGCCCTGAGTTTGTTACCGGTAGCACAAGAATGAAAAGTGGAACCTCGCAAAAGCTCATCCTGAACATGATTTCCACCACGGCTATGATTCAATTGGGAAGGGTAGAAGACAACAAGATGGTGAACATGCAACTGACCAACGAAAAGCTGGTTGACCGTGGCACAAAAATGATAATGGATAAAATTGGAATAGCCGATTACGACGAAGCGAAAGAACTGTTGTTGATGCACGGCAGTGTCAAAAAAGCGATAGATTCAATCGGCTAA
- a CDS encoding DUF4197 domain-containing protein — MKKPLILSLAVLAFATASQAQIFKDILKKDSTGKNGVQKILQKATTKSSLSNDEIISGLKEALNVGANNSTGKLSMVDGFFKDAAIKILMPAEAQKVEQKLRSIGLGKQVDNAILSMNRAAEDAAKSATPIFINVIKGITIQDGLGILKGGDFAATNYLKGKTLSQLTEAFRPVIEQSLQKVNATKYWKTVFSTYNTFSQEKVNTDLTAYVTDKALSGIFYQVGLEEQKIRKDPVARTTDLLKKVFSN, encoded by the coding sequence ATGAAAAAACCGCTTATTCTTTCTTTGGCCGTACTCGCTTTCGCCACCGCTTCACAAGCGCAGATTTTCAAAGACATTTTGAAAAAAGATTCGACCGGAAAAAACGGCGTGCAAAAAATTTTGCAGAAAGCCACCACAAAAAGTTCGCTGAGCAACGACGAAATCATCAGCGGCCTGAAAGAAGCCCTGAACGTTGGCGCCAACAACAGCACCGGCAAACTTTCGATGGTGGACGGCTTTTTTAAAGACGCGGCCATCAAAATTTTAATGCCCGCCGAGGCGCAAAAAGTCGAGCAAAAACTGCGCTCCATTGGCTTGGGCAAACAGGTTGACAACGCCATTCTTTCCATGAACCGTGCGGCGGAAGACGCGGCCAAATCGGCAACGCCCATTTTCATTAACGTCATCAAAGGCATTACCATCCAGGACGGCCTTGGCATTTTAAAAGGCGGCGATTTTGCGGCCACGAACTATTTAAAAGGCAAAACCCTGTCGCAATTAACCGAAGCTTTCCGGCCTGTGATCGAACAATCTTTGCAAAAAGTGAACGCCACTAAATATTGGAAAACGGTTTTCTCCACTTACAACACGTTCAGCCAGGAAAAAGTGAACACCGACCTCACGGCTTACGTTACCGACAAAGCTCTCTCGGGAATTTTTTACCAGGTGGGATTGGAAGAACAAAAAATCCGCAAAGATCCTGTGGCCCGCACAACGGATCTTTTAAAGAAAGTTTTCAGCAACTAA
- a CDS encoding fumarate reductase/succinate dehydrogenase flavoprotein subunit, which yields MLDAKIPAGPLEKKWEDYKGHVKLVNPANKRKLEIIVVGTGLAGASAAASLGELGYKVKAFCFQDSPRRAHSIAAQGGINAAKNYQNDGDSVFRLFYDTIKGGDYRSREANVHRLAEVSANIIDQCVAQGVPFAREYGGLLSNRSFGGTQVQRTFYAAGQTGQQLLIGAYQALERQVALGNVKMYTRHEMLELVKIDDKARGIITRDLVTGELERHFGHAVLLCSGGYGNVFYLSTNAMGCNTTAIWKAHKNGAYFGNPCFTQIHPTCIPVTGEHQSKLTLMSESLRNDGRIWVPKAKGDNRRPSEIPEEERDYYLERRYPAFGNLVPRDVASRAAKERCDAGYGVGTSKQAVYLDYADAIQRYGHIEVGKRGLTDADAAAITSLGKEVVKEKYGNLFDMYEKITGENPYEVPMRIYPAVHYTMGGLWVNYELMTSVEGLYALGECNFSDHGANRLGASALMQGLADGYFVIPYTIGNYLADEIRTKEIPTSHPAFEEAEKAVRERIEKLMSINGTQTVESMHKRLGKIMWDKCGMARNAQGLQEAIEEIRQLRKEFWSDIRIPGKINDFNPELDKANRVADFMELGELMCMDALQRAESCGGHFREESQTEEGEALRHDDQFMYVSAWENTGGDNWQLHKEELVYDVVKPSQRSYK from the coding sequence ATGCTTGATGCAAAAATTCCTGCAGGCCCCTTAGAAAAAAAATGGGAAGACTACAAAGGGCACGTGAAGCTGGTAAACCCGGCTAACAAACGCAAGCTGGAAATCATTGTCGTGGGCACCGGATTGGCCGGCGCTTCGGCGGCAGCTTCGCTGGGCGAACTGGGTTACAAAGTGAAAGCTTTTTGTTTTCAGGACAGTCCGCGCCGTGCACACTCTATCGCGGCGCAGGGCGGCATCAACGCAGCCAAAAATTATCAAAACGACGGCGACTCCGTTTTTCGTTTGTTCTACGATACCATCAAGGGCGGCGACTACCGTTCTCGCGAAGCCAACGTGCACCGCCTTGCCGAAGTGAGTGCAAACATCATTGACCAATGCGTAGCGCAGGGCGTTCCCTTTGCCCGCGAATACGGCGGCCTTTTGAGTAACCGTTCCTTTGGCGGAACGCAAGTGCAAAGAACATTTTATGCAGCCGGACAAACGGGCCAGCAATTGTTGATTGGCGCTTACCAGGCACTGGAAAGACAAGTGGCTTTGGGCAACGTCAAAATGTACACCCGCCACGAAATGCTGGAGCTTGTGAAGATTGACGACAAAGCCCGCGGCATCATAACACGCGATTTGGTAACGGGAGAATTGGAGCGTCATTTCGGCCATGCCGTTTTGTTGTGCAGCGGCGGTTACGGCAACGTTTTTTATCTCTCTACAAACGCGATGGGTTGCAACACCACTGCCATTTGGAAGGCACACAAGAATGGCGCATACTTTGGCAATCCTTGCTTCACGCAAATTCACCCGACCTGTATTCCGGTTACCGGTGAGCATCAATCGAAGCTTACGTTGATGTCGGAATCACTGCGCAACGACGGCCGCATTTGGGTGCCGAAGGCAAAAGGCGACAATCGCCGTCCGAGCGAAATTCCTGAAGAAGAAAGAGATTATTACCTCGAGAGAAGGTACCCGGCTTTTGGTAACCTTGTTCCGCGTGACGTGGCTTCGCGTGCCGCAAAAGAACGTTGTGATGCGGGTTACGGCGTGGGCACATCAAAGCAAGCCGTTTATCTTGATTATGCAGATGCCATTCAACGTTACGGCCACATTGAAGTCGGCAAACGCGGCTTAACCGATGCCGACGCAGCAGCGATAACATCACTTGGTAAAGAAGTGGTGAAAGAAAAATACGGCAACCTTTTCGACATGTACGAAAAGATTACCGGCGAAAATCCATACGAAGTGCCCATGCGTATTTATCCGGCAGTGCACTATACAATGGGTGGCCTTTGGGTAAATTACGAATTGATGACAAGCGTTGAGGGTTTGTATGCACTCGGCGAATGTAATTTTTCCGACCACGGCGCCAACCGCTTGGGTGCATCGGCGCTCATGCAAGGCTTGGCCGACGGATACTTCGTCATTCCGTACACCATCGGCAACTACTTAGCCGACGAAATCAGAACAAAAGAAATTCCGACTTCACATCCGGCGTTCGAAGAAGCCGAAAAAGCCGTTCGGGAACGCATTGAAAAGCTCATGAGCATCAACGGTACGCAAACCGTGGAAAGCATGCACAAGCGTCTTGGTAAAATCATGTGGGACAAATGCGGCATGGCCCGCAACGCACAAGGTTTGCAAGAAGCAATTGAGGAAATTCGGCAATTGCGCAAAGAGTTTTGGAGCGACATCCGCATTCCGGGTAAGATCAACGATTTTAATCCCGAACTCGACAAAGCAAACCGTGTGGCCGATTTCATGGAACTGGGTGAACTGATGTGCATGGACGCTTTGCAACGTGCCGAAAGTTGCGGCGGCCACTTTCGGGAAGAAAGCCAAACGGAAGAAGGCGAGGCGCTTCGTCACGATGACCAGTTTATGTATGTGTCGGCATGGGAAAACACCGGCGGCGATAACTGGCAGTTGCACAAGGAAGAATTGGTATATGACGTAGTGAAGCCGAGCCAGAGAAGTTATAAGTAA
- a CDS encoding succinate dehydrogenase/fumarate reductase iron-sulfur subunit, with translation MEHYTMKLTLKVWRQENNKAKGSFETYEVSDISSEMSFLEMFDVLNERLVREGKDPIAFDHDCREGICGMCSMHINGRPHGPWHATTTCQLHMRAFKDGDTIVVEPWRANGFPVIKDLVTDRSSFDRIIQAGGFVSVNTGNAVDGNSIPIDKNKADASFAAAACIGCGACVAACKNASASLFLSAKVAHLGLLPQGQPERNNRVLSMVHQMDKEGFGSCTFTGACEAVCPKEIAITNISRMHKDYLLAGLSTEE, from the coding sequence ATGGAGCATTACACCATGAAACTGACGCTGAAAGTCTGGCGTCAGGAAAACAACAAAGCAAAGGGAAGTTTTGAAACCTACGAAGTGAGCGATATCTCTTCTGAAATGTCCTTCCTCGAAATGTTTGACGTGCTGAACGAACGCCTCGTTCGCGAAGGCAAAGACCCGATTGCTTTCGACCATGATTGTCGCGAAGGCATTTGCGGCATGTGCTCAATGCACATCAATGGCCGTCCGCACGGTCCCTGGCACGCCACCACAACTTGCCAGTTGCACATGCGGGCTTTTAAAGACGGCGACACAATCGTTGTTGAGCCTTGGCGGGCGAATGGTTTCCCGGTTATTAAAGATTTGGTGACGGACCGGTCATCTTTTGACCGCATCATTCAAGCCGGTGGGTTTGTCTCTGTGAACACGGGGAATGCCGTTGACGGCAATTCTATTCCCATTGATAAAAACAAAGCAGACGCTTCGTTTGCGGCTGCGGCCTGCATTGGTTGTGGCGCTTGCGTGGCGGCATGTAAAAATGCTTCGGCTTCATTGTTTCTTTCGGCGAAGGTGGCACATCTTGGCCTGTTGCCGCAAGGCCAGCCCGAACGCAACAACCGTGTGTTAAGCATGGTGCACCAAATGGACAAAGAAGGCTTTGGCTCGTGCACGTTTACCGGCGCCTGCGAAGCGGTTTGTCCCAAAGAAATTGCCATCACCAACATCTCACGGATGCACAAGGATTATTTGCTCGCGGGTTTGTCAACCGAAGAATGA
- a CDS encoding glutaminyl-peptide cyclotransferase, whose amino-acid sequence MKKFLLAPVFVAFLAAVGCNNNKPDTGNSAPETPKTPAIAYSVANTYPHDTTFFTEGLEFYKGKLLESTGNYGKSKLVQYNLVTGKVEREVALDAKYFGEGITVLRDTLYQLTYREGVVHVYDAKDFKKIKELPYSNGEGWGLTHDSTFIIGNNSGNSLYYYQPGTFKLVKSLGITENGEPAVNLNELEYINGFIYANQWQYNYILKIDPAKGEVVAKMDLSPIVQQEKNQNPNAEVLNGIAYNPETKKFYVTGKNWSKIYELQFNL is encoded by the coding sequence ATGAAGAAGTTTTTATTGGCGCCCGTTTTCGTTGCCTTTCTTGCAGCAGTGGGTTGCAACAACAACAAACCCGATACCGGTAACAGCGCACCCGAAACACCCAAAACGCCGGCCATTGCTTATTCGGTGGCCAATACTTACCCGCACGACACTACTTTCTTTACTGAAGGCCTTGAGTTTTACAAGGGCAAGCTGTTGGAAAGCACGGGTAATTATGGTAAATCGAAACTCGTTCAATACAATCTTGTTACCGGTAAAGTTGAACGCGAAGTGGCTCTTGATGCAAAATATTTTGGCGAAGGCATTACGGTGTTGCGCGACACGCTTTATCAACTCACGTACCGCGAAGGCGTAGTGCATGTGTACGACGCAAAAGATTTTAAAAAGATAAAAGAGTTGCCGTATTCTAACGGTGAAGGTTGGGGACTGACACACGATAGTACGTTTATCATAGGCAACAACAGTGGCAACAGCTTGTACTATTATCAACCGGGCACGTTTAAATTGGTAAAGAGTTTGGGCATTACCGAAAATGGCGAACCTGCCGTAAATCTGAATGAACTGGAATACATCAACGGCTTTATTTACGCCAATCAATGGCAATACAATTATATTTTGAAGATTGATCCGGCCAAAGGAGAAGTGGTGGCAAAGATGGATTTGAGTCCAATCGTTCAACAAGAAAAAAACCAGAATCCCAACGCCGAAGTTTTAAACGGCATTGCCTACAATCCCGAAACAAAAAAGTTTTACGTAACGGGCAAGAATTGGTCGAAGATTTACGAGCTGCAGTTTAACCTTTGA
- a CDS encoding lipocalin-like domain-containing protein yields MKKAVAFLSALIIALSFTSCKKEKDSTTTQPTPKTIAGVYRISGLKAQAGSNPQVDVYNQLTECQKQDTWGFQENGTFLFGGAATQSCQDGDFSGTWKLNGKTFTITSQASDDDYQLVNFDGKVLVLSISGTLNNADATYYVSFTKFM; encoded by the coding sequence ATGAAAAAAGCAGTTGCCTTTTTATCGGCGCTCATTATTGCGCTGTCGTTTACCTCTTGCAAGAAGGAGAAAGATTCCACCACCACACAACCAACGCCCAAAACCATTGCCGGTGTTTACCGCATATCGGGCCTAAAAGCGCAGGCCGGCAGCAACCCGCAAGTGGACGTTTACAACCAGCTTACCGAGTGTCAAAAGCAAGACACCTGGGGCTTTCAGGAAAACGGAACCTTTTTGTTTGGCGGCGCAGCCACGCAATCTTGCCAGGACGGTGATTTTAGCGGCACGTGGAAACTGAACGGAAAGACCTTTACCATTACTTCGCAGGCCAGCGATGACGATTATCAACTCGTGAACTTTGACGGCAAGGTGCTCGTGTTGAGCATTAGCGGTACGTTGAACAACGCCGACGCAACGTATTATGTGTCGTTTACGAAGTTTATGTGA
- a CDS encoding class I SAM-dependent methyltransferase, which yields MSRIHYTHCPVCNSTKINPLLTVKDYSVSNEDFVIWQCADCTLRFTQDVPDEDSIGPYYASQDYISHSNTDKGLLNKLYQRVRKFTLEQKAKLVIENTKSTGSILDVGAGIGAFLSVMKEKGWQAKGIEPDEGARKNAEQLFHLKLEEPSVLFQLAPKGYDAVTLWHVLEHVHDLHNYVEQLKNLLTGEGKIFIAVPNYTSGDAEAYRRYWAAYDVPRHLYHFTPKAIEKLVSLHGLKLVAKKPMWFDAFYISLLSSKYRNGKTSWAGAGWNGLRSNLSAFANKDKCSSIIYIISK from the coding sequence ATGTCTCGTATTCACTACACGCATTGCCCGGTTTGCAACAGCACAAAAATTAACCCGCTGCTTACGGTAAAAGATTATTCGGTTAGCAACGAAGATTTTGTGATTTGGCAATGCGCCGATTGTACGCTACGCTTTACGCAAGACGTGCCGGACGAAGATTCAATCGGGCCTTATTATGCTTCGCAGGATTATATTTCCCATTCCAATACCGACAAAGGTTTGCTGAACAAACTTTACCAGCGGGTTCGAAAGTTTACACTTGAGCAGAAGGCAAAGTTGGTTATCGAAAACACAAAGAGTACAGGAAGTATTCTGGATGTTGGCGCGGGCATCGGCGCTTTTCTTTCGGTGATGAAAGAAAAAGGCTGGCAGGCAAAAGGTATCGAACCCGATGAAGGCGCAAGGAAAAACGCCGAACAACTTTTCCATCTGAAACTTGAGGAACCTTCTGTCCTCTTTCAACTTGCACCTAAGGGTTATGATGCCGTTACGCTTTGGCACGTGTTGGAACACGTTCACGACTTGCACAATTACGTTGAGCAACTAAAAAACCTGCTGACAGGAGAAGGGAAAATTTTTATTGCCGTACCCAACTACACGTCCGGCGATGCAGAAGCTTACCGCAGGTATTGGGCAGCCTACGACGTGCCGCGGCACTTGTATCACTTCACGCCGAAGGCAATTGAAAAATTGGTAAGCCTGCACGGTTTAAAGCTCGTTGCCAAAAAGCCCATGTGGTTTGATGCGTTTTACATTAGTTTACTGAGCAGCAAATACCGGAACGGGAAAACATCGTGGGCCGGCGCGGGCTGGAACGGTTTGCGGTCGAATCTTTCTGCCTTTGCAAACAAAGACAAATGCAGTTCGATTATCTACATCATTTCAAAATAA
- a CDS encoding M43 family zinc metalloprotease, with protein MRTLFVWLFLLTTLLSIAQDRCASTDYQSALRTTDPRQALTIATTESFLQQQSIRSLTGARTAAEDVIRIPVVVHVLYNNAAQNISEAEVKSQIDALNRDYRRLNADTVNTPERFRALAADVGIEFYLATADPKGHATNGIVRKYTSTVNWLSNDKIKSSSTNGDDAWDSKSYLNIWVGNLIGGAGYSSAPGGDAGKDGIVINTAAFGTIDRGGNYSMGRAAVHEVGHWLGLKHIWGDAQCGDDGIGDTPPQGGYTLNCPSGFRSTCSNGETGDMYMNYMDYTADACMNLFTQGQKKKMRASFDANGPRAAMLQSKGLREPWLEEAARIDGVTPSGAVFPNPASNEISLNLGTASVGKTIRIFNANGVQVHIFQLTTAVQKLNLSSFRTGVYFIATDGFSQRFIKL; from the coding sequence ATGAGGACACTATTTGTATGGCTGTTTTTGCTAACCACCTTGCTCAGTATTGCACAAGACCGTTGCGCCAGTACAGACTATCAGTCTGCACTCAGAACAACTGATCCGCGCCAGGCATTGACGATAGCAACGACTGAATCTTTTCTTCAACAACAATCCATTCGTTCGTTAACAGGCGCAAGAACCGCGGCTGAAGACGTTATTCGCATACCCGTTGTCGTACACGTTCTTTACAACAATGCGGCACAGAATATTTCGGAGGCCGAAGTAAAAAGCCAGATTGATGCACTGAACCGCGACTACAGGCGGCTGAACGCCGATACCGTGAACACGCCGGAACGCTTTCGTGCACTTGCAGCCGATGTGGGTATAGAATTTTATCTTGCTACCGCTGATCCAAAAGGACACGCAACAAACGGCATTGTTCGCAAATACACCTCAACGGTTAACTGGCTTTCCAACGACAAAATAAAATCTTCGTCAACAAACGGAGACGATGCCTGGGACAGCAAAAGCTACCTGAATATTTGGGTGGGCAATTTGATTGGCGGCGCCGGTTATTCCTCGGCGCCCGGTGGCGATGCGGGCAAGGACGGCATTGTCATCAACACCGCTGCCTTCGGCACCATTGACCGCGGCGGCAATTATTCGATGGGACGTGCAGCAGTACATGAAGTAGGTCACTGGCTTGGGTTAAAACACATTTGGGGCGATGCGCAATGCGGTGATGACGGCATTGGCGATACGCCGCCGCAAGGTGGCTACACGCTCAATTGTCCCAGCGGCTTTCGTTCAACTTGCAGCAACGGCGAAACCGGCGACATGTACATGAATTACATGGACTACACGGCCGATGCCTGCATGAATTTGTTTACCCAGGGACAAAAGAAAAAAATGCGTGCTTCTTTTGATGCAAATGGCCCGCGGGCCGCAATGCTGCAAAGCAAAGGCTTGCGCGAACCCTGGCTTGAAGAAGCGGCCCGCATTGACGGCGTAACTCCGTCAGGTGCAGTTTTCCCGAATCCTGCGAGCAACGAAATCAGCCTGAATTTAGGAACAGCCTCTGTTGGAAAAACAATCCGGATATTCAATGCAAACGGCGTGCAGGTACACATCTTCCAGTTAACAACAGCGGTGCAAAAATTAAATCTGTCGTCTTTCAGAACAGGCGTCTATTTCATCGCCACAGACGGCTTTTCGCAAAGGTTTATTAAACTTTAA
- a CDS encoding succinate dehydrogenase cytochrome b subunit — translation MKWSHFFTSAVGRKIVMALTGIFLITFLIVHVGLNACIFADWVDTSDNGEMFNKAAHFMGSTIVTRILEIVLFLGFIVHIVQGYAVEAKNRARRGQGYQVSLGNRGSTWMSRSMALLGTLIFLYLIMHVAQFWVPSRITKTLEEVSYDGGRTQMHNLFLRMYEVFQQPVVVVLYLVGVLALGFHLWHGFTSSFRSIGVHNKKYLSLLKGLGYGFTVIVCIMFALMPISMYLNWVNPS, via the coding sequence ATGAAATGGTCCCACTTCTTTACGTCGGCGGTTGGTAGAAAAATAGTGATGGCCCTGACGGGCATTTTCCTGATAACTTTTTTGATTGTGCACGTGGGGCTGAACGCCTGCATTTTTGCCGATTGGGTAGATACATCCGATAACGGCGAGATGTTCAACAAGGCGGCGCATTTCATGGGTTCCACCATCGTTACCCGCATTCTTGAAATCGTTTTGTTCCTTGGTTTTATCGTTCACATCGTTCAAGGTTATGCGGTGGAAGCAAAGAACCGTGCACGCCGCGGACAAGGCTATCAGGTTTCCTTGGGCAACCGTGGCAGCACCTGGATGAGCCGCAGCATGGCCCTTCTGGGAACGCTGATTTTTCTTTATCTCATCATGCACGTTGCACAGTTTTGGGTTCCTTCGCGCATTACAAAAACACTGGAAGAAGTAAGCTACGACGGTGGCCGTACGCAAATGCACAATTTGTTTTTGCGCATGTACGAGGTATTTCAGCAGCCGGTAGTGGTAGTGCTGTATCTGGTGGGTGTTTTGGCACTGGGTTTCCATCTTTGGCACGGCTTCACCAGTTCGTTCCGCAGCATTGGCGTGCACAACAAAAAATATTTGAGCCTGTTAAAAGGATTGGGATACGGCTTTACGGTTATCGTGTGCATCATGTTTGCGCTAATGCCGATTAGCATGTACCTGAATTGGGTAAATCCGAGTTAG